One Miscanthus floridulus cultivar M001 chromosome 11, ASM1932011v1, whole genome shotgun sequence DNA window includes the following coding sequences:
- the LOC136492000 gene encoding uncharacterized protein, whose protein sequence is MGDDLKASTDALTKHMELMHRSIEANAKAIHDLSVNGSSASGGRPGTGEHHQDRPPKHWRPEFPHYDGKSDPLIFINKCESFFLQQRIMHEERVWMASYNLQEGAQLWYMQVQEDEGTPTWPRFTELLNLRFGPPLRSAPLFELSACRAHGDGDRLPGPLSGTAPPRRAP, encoded by the coding sequence ATGGGAGACGATCTCAAGGCGTCCACCGACGCGCTCACCAAGCACATGGAACTGATGCACAGGTCGATCGAGGCCAACGCGAAGGCGATCCATGATCTCTCCGTCAACGGCTCCTCGGCATCTGGAGGGCGCCCGGGCACGGGCGAACACCACCAAGATCGGCCGCCGAAGCACTGGCGCCCCGAGTTTCCGCACTATGACGGCAAGAGTGACCCGCTGATCTTCATCAACAAATGCGAGTCCTTCTTCTTGCAGCAGCGGATCATGCACGAGGAGCGCGTTTGGATGGCATCGTACAATCTCCAGGAGGGAGCCCAACTGTGGTACATGCAGGTCCAGGAGGACGAGGGCACGCCGACATGGCCGCGCTTCACGGAGCTCCTCAACCTACGCTTCGGGCCCCCGCTTCGTTCGGCGCCCCTCTTCGAGCTGTCGGCCTGCCGCGCGCACGGGGACGGTGACCGACTACCAGGACCGCTTTCAGGCACTGCTCCCCCGCGCCGGGCGCCTTGA